A window from Myxococcus fulvus encodes these proteins:
- a CDS encoding M28 family metallopeptidase, whose translation MKHLLSLLLALASAPALAQRAPLVTPAEKTAAGTIDPDVLRAHIRFLAHDLLEGRGPGTRGDALGQAYIASQFEALGLKPAGTDGTFFQPFDLVGVTGHPQTISVRAPLGNAELKFHEDFIAVSGVQSPEARLDASELVFVGYGIQAPEYDWDDFKGMDVRGKTLLILNSDPEDDPRIFGGRTRLWYGRWDYKYEQAAKVGAAGAIILHTTPSAGYPWQVVQSSWTGEQFELPATTGPRLQVKAWTTEDATRRVLQLAGRDLETLRAAAQSRDFQPVPLGVTVSTRFANEVRRRPTANVLALLPGSDAKLSNEVVLYSAHHDHLGKKEGGKPGEDTIYNGALDNAAGVSAMLSVARAYRSLPKAPRRSILFAAVAAEEQGLLGSQYLAEHPPVPAGRIAANVNIDGANIHGRTRDITVIGLGKSNLDAVITALAKTQSRVVKADQLSDRGFFYRSDQFNFARQGIPAAYFGSGMDFIGKPEGWGRQQREAWEAKHYHQPSDELRADWDMTGAVEDARLFFLLGAHVARVPELPRWNKGDEFEAARLAALKALEAPRTPPSEGASK comes from the coding sequence ATGAAGCACCTGCTGTCACTGCTACTGGCCCTGGCCTCCGCTCCCGCGCTCGCCCAGCGCGCGCCCCTCGTCACGCCCGCCGAGAAGACGGCCGCGGGCACCATCGACCCGGACGTGCTGCGCGCGCACATCCGCTTCCTCGCGCATGACTTGCTCGAGGGACGTGGACCCGGCACCCGGGGCGACGCGTTGGGGCAGGCGTACATCGCCTCGCAGTTCGAGGCCCTGGGCCTGAAGCCCGCGGGCACGGACGGAACGTTCTTCCAGCCCTTCGACCTGGTGGGCGTCACCGGCCATCCCCAGACGATCTCCGTGCGCGCGCCCCTGGGCAACGCGGAGCTGAAGTTCCACGAGGACTTCATCGCGGTGTCGGGCGTGCAGAGCCCCGAGGCCCGGCTGGATGCCTCCGAGCTCGTCTTCGTGGGCTATGGCATCCAGGCGCCCGAGTACGACTGGGACGACTTCAAGGGGATGGACGTGCGCGGCAAGACGCTGCTCATCCTCAACAGCGACCCGGAGGATGACCCGCGCATCTTCGGTGGGCGCACGCGGCTGTGGTACGGCCGCTGGGATTACAAGTACGAGCAGGCGGCGAAGGTGGGCGCGGCGGGCGCCATCATCCTGCACACCACGCCGAGCGCCGGCTATCCGTGGCAGGTGGTCCAGTCGTCGTGGACGGGTGAGCAGTTCGAGCTGCCCGCCACCACCGGCCCCCGGCTTCAGGTGAAGGCGTGGACGACGGAGGACGCCACGCGCCGGGTGCTGCAGCTCGCGGGGCGGGACTTGGAGACGCTGCGCGCCGCCGCGCAGTCGCGTGACTTCCAGCCCGTGCCGCTGGGTGTGACGGTGTCCACGCGCTTCGCCAACGAGGTGCGCCGCCGGCCCACCGCGAACGTGCTCGCGCTGTTGCCAGGCAGTGACGCGAAGCTGTCCAACGAGGTGGTGCTCTACAGCGCGCACCACGACCACCTGGGCAAGAAGGAGGGCGGCAAGCCGGGCGAGGACACCATCTACAACGGCGCGCTCGACAACGCGGCGGGCGTGTCCGCGATGCTGTCGGTGGCGCGCGCGTATCGCTCGCTGCCCAAGGCTCCGCGCCGCTCCATCCTCTTCGCGGCCGTGGCCGCGGAGGAGCAGGGGTTGCTGGGCTCGCAGTACCTCGCGGAGCATCCGCCCGTGCCCGCGGGCCGCATCGCCGCCAACGTCAACATCGACGGCGCCAACATCCACGGACGCACGCGCGACATCACCGTCATTGGCCTGGGCAAGTCCAACCTGGACGCGGTCATCACGGCGCTGGCGAAGACGCAGAGCCGCGTGGTGAAGGCGGACCAGCTGTCGGACCGGGGCTTCTTCTACCGCTCGGACCAGTTCAACTTCGCGCGCCAGGGCATCCCCGCCGCGTACTTCGGCAGCGGCATGGACTTCATCGGCAAGCCGGAGGGCTGGGGCCGTCAGCAGCGCGAGGCGTGGGAGGCCAAGCACTACCACCAGCCGTCCGACGAGCTGCGCGCGGATTGGGACATGACCGGCGCGGTGGAGGACGCCCGGCTGTTCTTCCTGCTGGGGGCCCACGTGGCCCGCGTGCCGGAGCTGCCGCGCTGGAACAAGGGCGACGAGTTCGAGGCGGCCCGCCTGGCGGCCTTGAAGGCGCTCGAGGCGCCCAGGACGCCTCCGTCGGAAGGCGCCTCGAAGTAG
- the uvrB gene encoding excinuclease ABC subunit UvrB, giving the protein MPEFQIVSDHQPEGDQPRAIGELTEGVQRGDRYQTLLGVTGSGKTFTMANIIANVQRPTLVIAHNKTLAAQLYGEFKSLFPNNAVEYFVSYYDYYQPEAYVPSTDTFIEKDSSINDNIERMRHSATHSLRTRDDVVIVASVSCIYGLGTARSYVDLAVRVDQGGEMERDAFMRRLVESQYERNDMDFHRGTFRARGDTVEVFPAYEEERAIRVSFFGDEVERITEFDPLRGVTLGVLDKVVIFPASHYVAGEDSRRRAIQTIRDELAEQLGTFKREGKLLEAQRLEQRTMFDLEMMEQVGYCNGIENYSRHFSGRAPGEPPPCLIDYFPRNLLVLIDESHQTVPQIGAMYRGDRARKETLVNFGFRMPSALDNRPLKFGEFEELVPQAVFVSATPSEYELQKSQGVVVEQIIRPTGLTDPEVETRPVGNQVDDLLEEVRVRVSRNERVLVTTLTKRMAEDLTEYYADVGVRVRYLHSDIDAIERTAIIRDLRKGEFDVLVGINLLREGLDIPEVSLVAILDADKEGFLRSHVSLIQTIGRAARNLNGRVIMYADSITDSMKKALEETSRRREIQRQYNQDHGITPRSVKSNITDLSEHLYDAESAGALPMAAEGEDDVLPSKEIKRLIEEFTQDMHRAAESMEFEKAAEYRDKVQLLKDMDLGLKPASRSLLKGPAKAKEDDAPKKGRGRGRSSRAKPRR; this is encoded by the coding sequence ATGCCTGAGTTCCAGATCGTCAGCGACCACCAGCCCGAGGGCGACCAGCCGAGGGCCATTGGCGAGCTCACGGAGGGCGTGCAGCGGGGCGACCGCTACCAGACGCTCCTGGGCGTCACCGGTTCCGGCAAGACGTTCACGATGGCGAACATCATCGCCAACGTGCAGCGGCCCACGCTGGTCATCGCGCACAACAAGACGCTGGCCGCCCAGCTCTACGGCGAGTTCAAGTCGCTCTTCCCGAACAACGCCGTCGAGTACTTCGTCTCGTACTACGACTACTACCAGCCCGAGGCCTACGTCCCGTCGACGGACACCTTCATCGAGAAGGACTCGTCCATCAACGACAACATCGAGCGCATGCGCCACTCGGCCACGCACTCGCTGCGCACGCGCGACGACGTCGTGATTGTGGCCAGCGTCTCCTGCATCTACGGCCTGGGCACGGCGCGCAGCTACGTGGACCTGGCGGTGCGCGTGGACCAGGGCGGGGAGATGGAGCGCGACGCGTTCATGCGCCGGCTCGTCGAGTCCCAGTACGAGCGCAACGACATGGACTTCCACCGCGGCACCTTCCGCGCGCGCGGCGACACCGTGGAGGTGTTCCCCGCCTATGAGGAGGAGCGCGCCATCCGCGTGAGCTTCTTCGGCGACGAGGTGGAGCGCATCACCGAGTTCGACCCGCTGCGCGGCGTGACGCTCGGCGTGCTGGACAAGGTCGTCATCTTCCCCGCCAGCCACTACGTCGCCGGCGAGGACTCGCGCAGGCGCGCCATCCAGACCATCCGCGACGAGCTGGCCGAGCAGCTCGGCACCTTCAAGCGCGAGGGCAAGCTCCTGGAGGCGCAGCGGCTGGAGCAGCGCACCATGTTCGACCTGGAGATGATGGAGCAGGTCGGCTACTGCAACGGCATCGAGAACTACTCGCGGCACTTCTCCGGGCGGGCCCCAGGTGAGCCGCCCCCGTGCCTCATCGACTACTTCCCGCGAAACCTCCTGGTGCTCATCGACGAGAGCCACCAGACGGTGCCGCAGATTGGCGCGATGTACCGGGGAGACCGCGCGCGCAAGGAGACGCTGGTCAACTTCGGCTTCCGCATGCCCAGCGCCCTGGACAACCGGCCGTTGAAGTTCGGCGAGTTCGAGGAGCTGGTGCCGCAGGCCGTCTTCGTCTCGGCGACGCCGTCCGAGTACGAGCTGCAGAAGTCCCAGGGCGTGGTGGTGGAGCAGATCATCCGCCCCACGGGCCTGACGGACCCGGAGGTGGAGACGCGGCCCGTCGGCAACCAGGTGGACGACCTGCTCGAGGAGGTGCGCGTCCGCGTCAGCCGCAACGAGCGCGTCCTGGTGACGACGCTCACCAAGCGCATGGCCGAGGACCTCACCGAGTACTACGCGGACGTGGGCGTTCGCGTGCGCTACCTGCACTCGGACATCGACGCGATTGAACGCACGGCCATCATCCGTGATTTGCGCAAGGGCGAGTTCGACGTGCTGGTGGGCATCAACCTCTTGCGCGAGGGCCTGGACATCCCCGAGGTGTCGCTCGTGGCCATCCTCGACGCGGACAAGGAAGGCTTCCTGCGCAGCCACGTGTCGCTCATCCAGACCATCGGCCGCGCCGCGCGCAACCTGAATGGCCGCGTCATCATGTACGCGGACTCCATCACCGACTCGATGAAGAAGGCGCTGGAGGAGACCTCCCGTCGCAGGGAGATCCAACGCCAGTACAACCAGGACCACGGCATCACCCCGCGCTCCGTCAAGAGCAACATCACGGACCTGTCCGAGCACCTCTACGACGCCGAGTCCGCCGGCGCGCTGCCCATGGCGGCCGAGGGCGAGGACGACGTGCTCCCCTCGAAGGAGATCAAGCGCCTCATCGAGGAGTTCACCCAGGACATGCACCGGGCCGCCGAGTCGATGGAGTTCGAGAAGGCCGCCGAGTACCGCGACAAGGTGCAGCTGCTGAAGGACATGGACCTGGGCCTCAAGCCCGCGTCGCGCTCGCTGCTCAAGGGCCCGGCGAAGGCGAAGGAGGATGACGCGCCGAAGAAGGGCCGGGGCCGGGGTCGTTCGTCACGGGCGAAGCCGCGCCGCTAG
- the uvrC gene encoding excinuclease ABC subunit UvrC yields the protein MDVKLQEKLDALPTEPGVYLMKDRRGQIIYVGKAINLRSRVRSYFTRTGDTRVFVSLLDELLGDLETVLVHNEKEALLLENELIKKHRPRFNVLLKDDKQFISLRLDRTHAYPRLEVVRKYERDGARYFGPYSSAGAIRETLRIINRYFRLRTCTDHVLANRKRPCLLFQIGRCPAPCVHPVPEDDYRRSVDEVVMFLEGKASELVEGLRLRMKRAAQDLKFEEAARVRDQLLAIERSLERQKVATTDFKDQDVFALYREGDRILFYVLWVRQGRLNGGQAFPFGSQEFPNEELLASFVNLYYDQGSFVPEEVLLPLEPEDGLAGLEGLLTERKGERVRVMVPKRGEKHELVKMAEKNAEQAFIERRRTKDETDQVLSRLQQRLGLRNFPRRMECFDISHFQGSAIVASQVAVTDGEADKSRYRKYKIKTLEKQDDFASMYEVVTRRLKRGQEDGDLPDLLVIDGGKGQLASAHAAMKDLGVDTVDVVGLAKSRDLEVFDRDAESARSPERVFVVGRKDPIVLAQNSAEMFMLTRMRDEAHRFAITFQKQVLRKSRVRSALEDIPGVGEVRRKALLRHFGSLKRVGEASIEELAEVVGPAVAERVHAGLHGHPDEEAEDPVREASLDDATEPSHEKSRGGSPPGAA from the coding sequence ATGGACGTGAAGCTCCAGGAGAAGCTCGACGCCCTCCCCACCGAGCCCGGCGTGTACCTGATGAAGGACCGCCGCGGGCAGATCATCTACGTGGGCAAGGCCATCAACCTGCGCAGCCGCGTGCGCTCGTACTTCACACGCACGGGGGACACGCGCGTCTTCGTGTCGCTGCTCGACGAGCTGCTTGGCGACCTGGAGACGGTGCTCGTCCACAACGAGAAGGAGGCGCTGCTCCTCGAGAACGAGCTCATCAAGAAGCACCGTCCACGCTTCAACGTCCTGCTCAAGGACGACAAGCAGTTCATCTCGCTGCGCCTGGACCGCACCCACGCCTATCCGCGCCTGGAGGTCGTCCGCAAGTACGAGCGCGACGGGGCGCGCTACTTCGGCCCGTACTCCAGCGCGGGCGCCATCCGCGAGACGCTGCGCATCATCAACCGCTACTTCCGGCTGCGCACCTGCACGGACCACGTGCTGGCCAACCGCAAGCGCCCCTGTCTGTTGTTCCAGATTGGCCGCTGCCCGGCCCCGTGCGTCCACCCCGTCCCCGAGGACGACTACCGTCGCAGCGTGGACGAGGTCGTCATGTTCCTGGAGGGCAAGGCGAGTGAGCTGGTGGAGGGCCTGCGGCTGCGGATGAAGCGGGCGGCGCAGGACCTGAAGTTCGAGGAGGCCGCGCGGGTGCGCGACCAACTGCTCGCCATTGAACGAAGCCTGGAGCGTCAGAAGGTCGCCACCACGGACTTCAAGGACCAGGACGTGTTCGCCCTCTACCGCGAGGGGGACCGCATCCTGTTCTACGTCCTCTGGGTCCGTCAGGGCCGCCTCAACGGCGGACAGGCGTTCCCCTTCGGCAGCCAGGAGTTCCCCAACGAGGAACTGCTCGCCTCGTTCGTGAACCTCTACTACGACCAGGGCAGCTTCGTGCCGGAGGAGGTGCTGCTGCCGCTGGAGCCCGAGGACGGCCTCGCGGGGCTGGAGGGCCTGCTCACCGAGCGGAAGGGCGAGCGCGTGCGCGTCATGGTCCCCAAGCGGGGGGAGAAGCACGAGCTGGTGAAGATGGCGGAGAAGAACGCCGAGCAGGCCTTCATCGAGCGCCGGCGCACCAAGGACGAGACCGACCAGGTGCTCTCCCGCCTCCAGCAGCGGCTGGGCCTGCGCAACTTCCCGCGCCGCATGGAGTGCTTCGACATCTCCCACTTCCAGGGCTCCGCCATCGTCGCCTCCCAGGTGGCCGTGACGGATGGCGAGGCCGACAAGTCCCGCTACCGGAAGTACAAGATCAAGACGCTGGAGAAGCAGGACGACTTCGCCAGCATGTACGAGGTCGTCACGCGCCGGCTCAAGCGCGGGCAGGAGGACGGCGACCTGCCGGACCTGCTCGTCATCGACGGCGGCAAGGGCCAGCTCGCCAGCGCGCACGCGGCCATGAAGGACCTGGGCGTGGACACGGTGGACGTGGTGGGCCTGGCCAAGAGCCGGGACCTGGAAGTCTTCGACCGGGACGCGGAGAGCGCTCGCAGCCCCGAGCGGGTGTTCGTCGTGGGGCGAAAGGACCCCATCGTCCTGGCGCAGAACTCGGCGGAGATGTTCATGCTGACGCGCATGCGGGACGAGGCCCACCGCTTCGCCATCACCTTCCAGAAACAGGTGCTGCGAAAGAGCCGGGTGCGCTCGGCGCTGGAGGACATCCCGGGGGTGGGGGAGGTGCGGCGCAAGGCGCTCCTGCGGCACTTCGGCTCGCTCAAGCGCGTGGGCGAGGCGAGCATCGAGGAGCTGGCGGAGGTCGTCGGTCCGGCGGTGGCGGAGCGGGTCCATGCGGGGCTTCATGGACACCCCGACGAAGAGGCCGAGGACCCCGTCCGGGAGGCTTCCCTGGATGACGCCACCGAACCCTCGCACGAAAAATCACGGGGAGGGTCGCCACCCGGTGCGGCGTGA
- a CDS encoding DUF507 family protein, with translation MRLYPKVIPIISRETIQRLMQDGDIEVEPMRVADAEMDLSAIMREYLANEERVNQATREALERRGYDPSKFNQVKREMADVRGFKMGDEGIEYVINQMIEFLLISRNVEEVFSADNSLRQKIHVVMKKHLDVDEDIDKEARSRLKHLQEGTSSFEIEYNKTVEQIRRARGLI, from the coding sequence ATGAGGCTGTATCCGAAGGTGATCCCGATCATTTCGCGAGAGACGATTCAACGGCTCATGCAGGATGGGGACATCGAGGTGGAGCCGATGCGCGTGGCGGACGCCGAGATGGACCTTTCGGCCATCATGCGTGAGTACCTCGCGAACGAAGAGCGTGTGAACCAGGCGACTCGCGAGGCGCTGGAGCGTCGTGGATACGACCCCTCCAAGTTCAACCAGGTGAAGCGCGAGATGGCCGACGTCCGCGGCTTCAAGATGGGCGACGAGGGCATCGAGTACGTCATCAACCAGATGATCGAGTTCCTCCTCATCAGCCGGAACGTCGAGGAGGTATTCTCGGCGGATAACTCGCTGCGTCAGAAGATCCACGTGGTGATGAAGAAGCACCTGGACGTGGACGAGGACATCGACAAGGAAGCGCGCTCCCGCCTGAAGCACCTGCAGGAGGGAACGAGCAGCTTCGAGATCGAGTACAACAAGACGGTGGAGCAGATCCGCCGCGCTCGGGGCCTCATCTAG